The genomic segment TCTCTGGCGACAGGAGGCTATGCCGACGTCGATGGCGCGGCCGCGCGGGTGCTGGTGGCCAGTCGTCCGGACGCGGTGAGTTCGGATGGTGTTCCGAGTCAGCTGGTCAAGGAGTTGAGCCGTCACCGTGCGCTCACCGATGGGTTGGTTGGCGACCTCGCAGCGGAGGTATGGGATCGAAGCGACGAAGTCGCGCAAAAGTTGATGCGCAATTGCGTGGTCGACATTCCGGCGCGAATCTTCATGAGCGCCGGCAATGATCCGCTGGCCCGCTACGCGATCGAGCAAGCCGTACGAGGAGTGCTGGCGGCCGGGCCTCCGAACTAGCTCTTAGGCCAGCAGCTTTGCGATGGCCTTCCTGGCTTTGGTTGCCTCGGGGATCAGCCGGAAGATCGGGTACACGTGTTGCATCCCGGGTGCCTCGACGTACGTGATTTCTCCTCCGGCGGCACGAACGCGTTCGACGAGCTGGCGTGAGTCTGTGGCCACGACATCGTGTGAGCCCGTGAAGACGTGCATCGGGGGCAACCCGGAGAAGTCGCCGAATAGCGGACTCACCCGTGGGTTTTCGAGTGGGAGATCGCCCGCGTAGACCTGTGCCGCAGCCAGGAGGTAGTCGCGACGCATCATGAGGTCGTGCGGCGCAATCGTGGCCTGGTCCGGGTGGGTCATTGCGAGGTCGAGCCATGGCGCCAACAGGATCAGCCGAGCGGGCAGTACGTCGCCTGCATCGCGCAGGTTTTGGGCGGCGGCGACTGCGATGGTGCCTCCCGCCGAGTCGCCGAGGACGCTGACATTCGCAGCGCCGAACTCCTCGACGGCGTTGCGAATGACGTCGCATGCGCTGGCGACAGTCGTTACTGCGGTGGCTTGGGGCGCGAGGGCGTAAATCGGAACAAGGCAGGTGCTGCCGCTGCGCCGTACGAGCTCCATCACGAGCCGCCATTGGCCGGAGCCGATCTCGCTGATGAAGGAGCCGCCGTGCACGTACACAAAGCTCCGCGGAGCAGGGTTCTGCTGAGGTGTCAGGCGGTAGACGAGGGTGGCTCCGACGTACTGCGTGGAGATGTCGATCCCGCTGGACACTTTGTCGGTCGGAGGTTCGTACGGATCGGGGTGCTGCTGCTTGACTCTGATGTACTCGGCGACGGTTTCGATGCGACCGCCCTTGGCGATCCTCCGCCGAAGGACCGAGTGGAAGAGCAACGTACGCAGATCCAACTTCATTGAGCCATCAGATCACGCGACCACCCGTGTGTACGTGCCCGGATAGTCTCGAGACCTAGTCCAGGGGGTGCGTATGCCAACGCCATTTGAAGTCCATGAGTCCGGCGCGCTGCTTCACGGGACGAAGGCGGACCTCACGGTCGGGGATCTGCTGGTGCCTGGGCGCGAATCGAATTTCGAATCCGGGCGGATCATGAACCACATTTACGTGACCGAGACGCTGGACGCGGCGGCGTGGGGTGCTGAGATGGCGGCGGGCGAAGGTCCGGGCCGGATCTACATCGTCGAGGCCACTGGCGAGCTCGAGGACGATCCGAACGTGACCGACAAGAAGCTCCCCGGCAATCCGACCCGGTCCTACCGGAGCCGCCAGCCCGTGAAAATCGTCGGCGAGCTCCTCGACTGGGAGGGACATACGCCCGAACAGATTCAGGGAATGCGGGACGGCCTGGCCAGGATGCAGCGTGAGGGTACGGCGGTCATCTACGACTGAACGGCTGATGTGGTTTGCTGTCGTCGTGGAAAACGAGAACATGTTGCAGTCCGCCTTTGATCGCTATCTCACCAAGGTCGAGGAAATCTGCGAGACCAAGGACTGGTCGGCCTTCGCCGACATGTTCACGGAGGACGCCACCTACTGCGAGCACGCCTACGGCGACTTCAACGGCCGTGAGGAGATCCGGCCGTGGATCATCAAGACGATGACGACGTTCCCGGGTAGCGAGATGATCGGCTTTCCGACGGCGTGGTCAGTGCTTGATGTGCCGACCAACCGGGTCATCTGCGACATCCGCAACATCATGCGCGATCCCGGCGACGGCTCGGTGCACGAAGCCTCGAACATCACGATCCTGACGTTCGATGACGACGGCAACCTGATCCGCGAAGAGGACATCTACAACCCGCAGAAGTTTGCCGACATGACGCGCGACTGGTGCCGCGTGGCTGACGCCCACGGGAACCTGAGCGACATCGGCAAGAAGATGCTCGCCGCTCTCGGTGGCTAGAGTTGGTCCATGGCTGATTGGCGAAGTACGACCGTTGACTCCCTGCGTCACCTGATCCACGAGGCGGCTCCGGGCGTGACCGAAGAGGTCAAGTGGGTCAAAGCATCGAACCCAGACGGAGTGCCGACGTTCTCACTGTCGGGGCTGATCTGCACGGTCGAGACCTACAAGGACAAGGTCAAGGTGACGTTCGCCAAGGGCGCGTCACTCCCTGATCCCGCCGGGCTCTTCAATGCCAGCATGGATGCAGGCACGCGTCGAGCCATCGACATCTCCGAGAGCGACATGCTCGATGAGACTGCGTTCGGCGAGCTCATCAAGAGCGCCGTAGCACTGAACGAGAGCTAGAGGCTCACGCGACGTTGCGCATGATGACCGCAACCGTGTCGACGAGGTGGTCGCCGAGCTTGTCGTAGCCGAAGACCCCCATCCCCGATTGCATCAGCGCGCCGGTCATGGCAAACGACAGCGTCATCACGACCTGCGCGGGAAGCCGCGCATCGGGCCCGACGGCGTTGTGGAACTGACCAACGCACCACAGGCCGATATCTGCTCGTATGCGGTGAACTTCGGGGTCTCCAGCCAACAGGGCCTTGTGTACGGCCGCGGTGAGCTCGGGAACCCCAGCGACGACATCGGACAGATGTCGTACGAGCTCCTGCAGACGGCCCGTCGGAGTCGGCGACTTCAGCCCGATGACGCCCTGCTGCTCGATCACGCGCCAGAAGAGCTCCGCGAACAGGTGATCCTTCGATGAGAAGTACGTGTAGACGGTCGCGGGCGAGACTCCAGCACGTTGGCCGACGGCGCGCATCGCGAGGTCTTCGTGCCCGACCTCCCTCAGCAAAGCCATGGCCTCGGAGTAGAGCCGCTCGACCGTTGCGGCCTGTTTGTCGTTCAGACCGCGACGTGGAACCGAGACGGGACGGTTGGTCATACGAAGCTGCGGCCCGTCATGAGATCGAGCCGCCCAGATAAGCCGACTCCAACAGCGTCGGATCCGCGGCGAGCTCCGCCGCTGTGCGATCCAGGACGACTTCGCCGTGAACGAGCACGATGGCGCGATCGGCCACCTCGAGCGCGAGATGCACGTGCTGCTCGACCAGCACCACGACGGCACCGGTGTCTTTTGCGACTCGTCGAACCATCGGCATCAGTTCTTCGACAATGATCGGCGCGAGTCCCATCGACATCTCGTCCAGGAGCAGTACGCGGGGCTCCTGCATGAGCGCACGAGCAACTGCGAGCATCTGCTGCTCACCGCCCGACAGGTGACCAGCCGCCAGCTTGCGGCGGACAGCCAAGGCGGGGAAGCGATCGAATGCGCCGTCGACTGTGGTGCGATGGCGTCCGCGTGCGGCGAGGAGGTTCTCCTCGACCGTGAGTGCGGTGAACAGTGCGCGGTCATCGGGCACCAGGACGATCCCGGCGTCGGACGCGTCGGCCGGCCGGCCGTTCTTGACCGTGAGACCGCCAACGCTGACACTTCCCGACTGAGCGGGCAGCAGGCCGGAGAGTGTGTTGAGCAGGGTTGTCTTGCCTGCTCCGTTCGGACCGAGCACTGCGACAACCGAACCGCCAGGCGCGGCGAGATCGAACTGGCGGACCACTTCGATGTTGCCGTAGCCAGCCTTGACCCCGGTGCACACCAGCAGGTCTTCAGCCGACCCAGATGTGTGGCCTGTCTGATTCTCGGCGATCGTCGTCATGAGACAACCT from the Aeromicrobium panaciterrae genome contains:
- a CDS encoding helix-turn-helix domain-containing protein, yielding MGRPQEVDVDALLAHARAIWVKGGMSAVTIRALSERSGVSNGAIYYHFASRDDLLAQVWAAEATAFRAFRADQIEAARRSGNREDAAVAASLATGGYADVDGAAARVLVASRPDAVSSDGVPSQLVKELSRHRALTDGLVGDLAAEVWDRSDEVAQKLMRNCVVDIPARIFMSAGNDPLARYAIEQAVRGVLAAGPPN
- a CDS encoding alpha/beta hydrolase; translation: MKLDLRTLLFHSVLRRRIAKGGRIETVAEYIRVKQQHPDPYEPPTDKVSSGIDISTQYVGATLVYRLTPQQNPAPRSFVYVHGGSFISEIGSGQWRLVMELVRRSGSTCLVPIYALAPQATAVTTVASACDVIRNAVEEFGAANVSVLGDSAGGTIAVAAAQNLRDAGDVLPARLILLAPWLDLAMTHPDQATIAPHDLMMRRDYLLAAAQVYAGDLPLENPRVSPLFGDFSGLPPMHVFTGSHDVVATDSRQLVERVRAAGGEITYVEAPGMQHVYPIFRLIPEATKARKAIAKLLA
- the arr gene encoding NAD(+)--rifampin ADP-ribosyltransferase: MPTPFEVHESGALLHGTKADLTVGDLLVPGRESNFESGRIMNHIYVTETLDAAAWGAEMAAGEGPGRIYIVEATGELEDDPNVTDKKLPGNPTRSYRSRQPVKIVGELLDWEGHTPEQIQGMRDGLARMQREGTAVIYD
- a CDS encoding nuclear transport factor 2 family protein is translated as MENENMLQSAFDRYLTKVEEICETKDWSAFADMFTEDATYCEHAYGDFNGREEIRPWIIKTMTTFPGSEMIGFPTAWSVLDVPTNRVICDIRNIMRDPGDGSVHEASNITILTFDDDGNLIREEDIYNPQKFADMTRDWCRVADAHGNLSDIGKKMLAALGG
- a CDS encoding DUF1801 domain-containing protein, whose translation is MADWRSTTVDSLRHLIHEAAPGVTEEVKWVKASNPDGVPTFSLSGLICTVETYKDKVKVTFAKGASLPDPAGLFNASMDAGTRRAIDISESDMLDETAFGELIKSAVALNES
- a CDS encoding helix-turn-helix domain-containing protein, with translation MTNRPVSVPRRGLNDKQAATVERLYSEAMALLREVGHEDLAMRAVGQRAGVSPATVYTYFSSKDHLFAELFWRVIEQQGVIGLKSPTPTGRLQELVRHLSDVVAGVPELTAAVHKALLAGDPEVHRIRADIGLWCVGQFHNAVGPDARLPAQVVMTLSFAMTGALMQSGMGVFGYDKLGDHLVDTVAVIMRNVA
- a CDS encoding ABC transporter ATP-binding protein, translating into MTTIAENQTGHTSGSAEDLLVCTGVKAGYGNIEVVRQFDLAAPGGSVVAVLGPNGAGKTTLLNTLSGLLPAQSGSVSVGGLTVKNGRPADASDAGIVLVPDDRALFTALTVEENLLAARGRHRTTVDGAFDRFPALAVRRKLAAGHLSGGEQQMLAVARALMQEPRVLLLDEMSMGLAPIIVEELMPMVRRVAKDTGAVVVLVEQHVHLALEVADRAIVLVHGEVVLDRTAAELAADPTLLESAYLGGSIS